A stretch of Crossiella cryophila DNA encodes these proteins:
- a CDS encoding PDR/VanB family oxidoreductase, whose product MTRQDTPPHPIGAGPDRLVGWAARAMDGYIRLLRRGGAAERPVEPPRRVRIAEVRAEAEDVVSLRLVAVDRVQLPAWQPGHHLDVHLPSGKRRQYSLCGDPTDRSVGYRIAVRRIADGGGGSREVHELRAGDELGIRGPRNAFPFVRAPRYLFLAGGIGITPILPMVHAAAMAGADWRLVYSGRSRASLPFLAELARYGDRVRVHADDEHGGPPTAADLVDPGDSVLYCCGPPPMLAAVKQAVPVRRPLYSERFSPPPILGGAPFEVELRRTGVTVPVPAEVSALTAIRAVLPDVGYSCQQGFCGTCRVRVLDGEVDRVHPADEPDQARICVTRGRTRLTLDL is encoded by the coding sequence ATGACTCGCCAGGACACCCCGCCGCACCCCATCGGCGCCGGTCCCGACCGACTGGTCGGTTGGGCGGCGCGCGCGATGGACGGCTACATCCGGCTGCTGCGCCGCGGCGGGGCCGCCGAAAGGCCGGTCGAGCCACCGCGGCGGGTGCGGATCGCCGAGGTCAGGGCCGAGGCCGAGGACGTGGTCAGCCTGCGTCTGGTCGCCGTCGACCGGGTCCAGCTGCCCGCCTGGCAGCCCGGCCACCACCTGGACGTGCACCTGCCCTCGGGCAAGCGACGGCAGTACTCGCTGTGCGGGGACCCTACCGACCGTTCGGTCGGCTACCGGATCGCGGTGCGCCGGATCGCCGACGGCGGTGGCGGCTCGCGCGAGGTGCACGAACTGCGTGCCGGGGACGAACTGGGCATCCGTGGCCCGCGCAACGCCTTCCCGTTCGTGCGTGCCCCGCGGTACCTGTTCCTGGCCGGTGGCATCGGGATCACCCCGATCCTGCCGATGGTGCACGCCGCCGCCATGGCGGGTGCGGACTGGCGACTTGTCTACAGTGGACGGTCGCGGGCCAGCCTGCCGTTCCTGGCCGAGCTGGCCCGCTACGGCGACCGGGTGCGGGTGCACGCCGACGACGAGCACGGCGGCCCACCCACCGCGGCGGACCTGGTCGACCCCGGCGACTCGGTGCTCTACTGCTGCGGCCCGCCACCCATGCTGGCCGCGGTCAAACAGGCCGTCCCGGTGCGCAGGCCGCTCTACAGCGAACGCTTCAGCCCGCCGCCGATCCTGGGCGGCGCGCCCTTCGAGGTCGAACTGCGCCGCACCGGCGTCACCGTGCCGGTGCCGGCCGAGGTCTCCGCGCTGACCGCGATCCGCGCCGTGCTGCCCGACGTCGGCTACTCCTGCCAGCAGGGTTTCTGCGGCACCTGCCGGGTCCGGGTGCTCGACGGCGAAGTGGACCGCGTCCATCCGGCCGACGAACCGGACCAGGCGCGCATCTGCGTGACCCGCGGGCGCACCCGGCTCACCCTGGATCTGTGA
- a CDS encoding metal-dependent hydrolase: protein MSHEQPDRLVLTPRDVHFDWSKTPLHWVPGEPFTTHILNVTHLLLPEGERWFVRVFQQALPLIRDAELREQVIGFVGQEAVHAEAHQGAQEHLREQGIDPDPYVRQLEWIFGRILGDRDLDARGQRAWLIERLAYVAAVEHVTAFLGQWVLDARGLDRAGLDPTMLDLLRWHGAEEVEHRSVAFDLYQHIDGSYLRRLRAMAVVAPALTLCWVRGLRYLMQADPVLRGQVKSSWRDVPRSARRGLLPGYGSLLRKLSTFLRRSYHPSQEGSTARAVAYLATSPAARAAEH from the coding sequence ATGAGCCACGAGCAACCCGACCGGCTGGTCCTCACCCCGCGAGACGTGCACTTCGACTGGTCCAAGACCCCGCTGCACTGGGTGCCGGGGGAGCCGTTCACCACGCACATCCTCAACGTCACCCACCTGCTGCTGCCCGAGGGTGAACGCTGGTTCGTCCGGGTCTTCCAGCAGGCGCTGCCACTGATCCGGGACGCCGAACTGCGCGAGCAGGTGATCGGCTTCGTCGGGCAGGAGGCGGTGCACGCCGAAGCCCACCAGGGCGCCCAGGAACACCTGCGGGAACAGGGGATCGACCCGGATCCGTACGTGCGGCAGTTGGAGTGGATCTTCGGCCGGATCCTCGGCGACCGGGACCTGGACGCGCGCGGGCAGCGGGCCTGGCTGATCGAACGGCTGGCCTACGTGGCCGCGGTGGAACACGTCACCGCCTTCCTCGGGCAGTGGGTCCTGGATGCCCGCGGCCTGGACCGGGCAGGCCTCGACCCGACCATGCTGGACCTGCTGCGCTGGCACGGGGCCGAGGAGGTCGAGCACCGCTCGGTCGCCTTCGACCTGTACCAGCACATCGACGGCAGCTACCTGCGGCGACTGCGCGCGATGGCCGTCGTCGCGCCCGCGCTGACGCTGTGCTGGGTGCGCGGCCTGCGCTACCTGATGCAGGCCGACCCGGTGCTGCGCGGGCAGGTCAAGTCGAGTTGGCGGGATGTGCCGCGCAGTGCCCGGCGCGGCCTGCTGCCCGGCTACGGATCGTTGCTGCGCAAGCTGTCCACCTTCCTGCGCCGCTCCTACCACCCCTCCCAGGAGGGCTCCACCGCCCGTGCCGTGGCCTACCTGGCGACCTCGCCGGCGGCCAGGGCCGCGGAGCACTGA